One window from the genome of Actinoplanes teichomyceticus ATCC 31121 encodes:
- a CDS encoding roadblock/LC7 domain-containing protein: protein MSVEAGTADRHQFNWMLGNFVHQTDGVRDAVAVSSDGLLIAGSDGLDRAEADQLAAIVSSLASLARTASRRYDFEGLELIMIEMRRGFLVISVIPGGSCLGVVAGGDSDPGLVGYEISRLAERFGDLLTPALIAESRQRLPR, encoded by the coding sequence ATGAGTGTGGAAGCGGGCACCGCCGACCGGCACCAGTTCAACTGGATGCTCGGCAACTTCGTCCACCAGACGGACGGGGTCCGCGACGCCGTGGCGGTGTCGTCGGACGGGCTGCTGATCGCCGGATCGGACGGACTGGACCGGGCCGAGGCCGACCAGCTCGCCGCGATCGTGTCCAGCCTGGCGAGCCTGGCCCGGACCGCGTCGCGCCGGTACGACTTCGAGGGCCTGGAACTCATCATGATCGAGATGCGACGCGGGTTCCTGGTGATCTCGGTGATCCCGGGGGGCAGCTGCCTGGGCGTGGTGGCCGGCGGGGACAGCGACCCGGGCCTGGTCGGGTACGAGATCTCCCGGCTCGCCGAGCGGTTCGGCGACCTGCTCACCCCGGCGCTGATCGCCGAGTCCCGGCAGAGGCTCCCGCGATGA
- a CDS encoding nitroreductase family protein: MIPTTETRSAPAGPRSGEPDPAADRLRLLERLLSDTLLDAAAAARPPAPVPAHLRRAPDDGPLIGLPEPAAPHAALDDVLPGRSAAHEYAPTALTGAEVSALFAAADRMDARGWPAEREAGVDLELYCAAWRVTGVDTGLYRYRPERSGLCRVASLPDGPQAEELVLQREFAQAAALLVITGNLAAALARHGSHGHRLLLSRAGAAGHAAWLTALRLDLVGTVFAGLLPHVLRERAGADGYHRAALFAFAVGHPPGTAVSYRSTVAGPD, from the coding sequence ATGATCCCGACAACTGAGACCCGTTCCGCGCCCGCCGGGCCGCGTTCCGGCGAGCCGGATCCCGCCGCCGACCGGCTGCGGCTGCTGGAACGGCTGCTGAGCGACACGCTGCTGGACGCCGCGGCGGCCGCCCGGCCGCCCGCGCCGGTGCCCGCGCACCTGCGCCGGGCGCCGGACGACGGGCCGCTGATCGGGCTGCCCGAGCCGGCGGCCCCGCACGCGGCCCTGGACGACGTGCTGCCGGGGCGCAGCGCGGCCCACGAGTACGCGCCCACCGCCCTCACCGGCGCCGAGGTGTCGGCCCTCTTCGCCGCCGCGGACCGGATGGACGCCCGCGGCTGGCCCGCCGAGCGGGAGGCCGGCGTCGACCTCGAACTGTACTGCGCGGCCTGGCGGGTGACCGGGGTGGACACCGGGCTGTACCGGTACCGGCCGGAGCGTTCCGGGCTGTGCCGGGTGGCGAGCCTGCCGGACGGCCCGCAGGCCGAGGAACTGGTGCTGCAACGGGAGTTCGCCCAGGCCGCGGCCCTGTTGGTGATCACCGGCAACCTGGCCGCCGCGCTCGCCCGGCACGGCAGCCACGGCCACCGGCTGCTGCTGTCGCGGGCCGGCGCGGCCGGACACGCCGCGTGGCTGACCGCGCTGCGCCTCGATCTCGTCGGCACGGTCTTCGCCGGCCTGCTGCCGCACGTCCTGCGCGAACGTGCCGGCGCCGACGGTTACCACCGGGCCGCGCTGTTCGCGTTCGCGGTCGGGCATCCCCCGGGCACGGCGGTGTCGTACCGGTCCACAGTCGCGGGTCCGGACTGA
- a CDS encoding DUF742 domain-containing protein, with amino-acid sequence MRGAARPPDPDPVVRPFMLTGGRTHPVRDGLRIETQLSAAPAALGAPLRFESRRIVELCQAPVSVADLASALGAPLGVVRVIVADLITEGFVLVEDTPVELPATLIERIRDRVRAL; translated from the coding sequence ATGAGAGGCGCTGCCCGGCCGCCCGACCCCGATCCGGTGGTCCGCCCGTTCATGCTCACCGGTGGGCGTACCCACCCGGTGCGCGACGGCCTGCGGATCGAGACGCAGCTGTCCGCCGCCCCGGCCGCGCTCGGCGCGCCGTTGCGGTTCGAGTCGCGCCGCATCGTCGAGCTGTGCCAGGCGCCGGTGTCGGTGGCGGACCTCGCGTCCGCGCTCGGCGCGCCGCTGGGGGTGGTGCGGGTGATCGTCGCCGACCTGATCACCGAGGGTTTCGTGCTCGTGGAGGACACGCCGGTCGAGCTGCCGGCCACGCTGATCGAGAGGATCCGGGACCGTGTCCGGGCGCTCTGA
- a CDS encoding M50 family metallopeptidase, giving the protein MSLDSGTTPNVVVPEWLDQPIGLAPQVTLVDGADGHALLFNAANGTYVRVSRTGARLVPLLDGTRTGTALLAAASRARGPEGTRDRGPVLLSFLQDLRAAGVLSVPPEPLRGRRLALTRLGRLTPRVRFPARRLNRLLRPPALLLARYPRTGCTVAVLVAVASVSAVVLAFVVPAPLVFTGPSWTMLIGALLVQATVHEMAHATVCQSLGVPVREAGIKLFCLLIPLTYVDRTDAYRVRSRAGRAGVALVGPLVDLAAAGLSALLILIDPVGFGPLRWLLGLQLFVIINNLNPLLPTDGNHALEAALGELNLRHRANAYMAHVLLRLPLSAAHRSVSAARRRLYLTYGFVSTAFLLMLLTMMAINYYRLIDHATG; this is encoded by the coding sequence ATGTCCCTGGACAGCGGCACCACGCCGAACGTCGTCGTACCCGAGTGGCTGGACCAGCCCATCGGGCTCGCACCGCAGGTCACCCTGGTCGACGGCGCGGATGGCCATGCCCTGCTGTTCAACGCCGCGAACGGGACGTACGTCCGGGTGAGCCGGACCGGCGCGCGGCTGGTGCCGTTGCTGGACGGCACCCGGACCGGGACGGCGCTGCTGGCCGCCGCCAGCCGGGCACGCGGGCCGGAGGGCACCCGGGACCGCGGGCCGGTCCTGCTGTCGTTCCTGCAGGATCTGCGCGCGGCCGGGGTGCTGTCGGTGCCGCCGGAACCGTTGCGCGGCCGGCGGCTGGCGCTGACCCGGCTCGGCCGGCTCACCCCGCGCGTCCGGTTCCCGGCCCGCCGCCTGAACCGGCTGCTGCGTCCGCCGGCCCTGCTGCTGGCCCGTTACCCCCGCACCGGGTGCACCGTCGCGGTGCTGGTCGCCGTGGCGTCCGTGAGCGCGGTCGTGCTGGCGTTCGTCGTGCCGGCGCCGCTGGTCTTCACCGGTCCGTCGTGGACGATGCTGATCGGGGCGCTGCTGGTGCAGGCCACCGTGCACGAGATGGCGCACGCCACCGTGTGCCAGTCGCTGGGCGTGCCGGTACGCGAGGCCGGGATCAAGCTGTTCTGCCTGCTCATCCCGCTGACGTACGTGGACCGGACGGACGCCTACCGGGTCCGGTCGCGCGCCGGGCGCGCCGGTGTGGCGCTGGTCGGGCCGCTCGTCGACCTGGCCGCGGCGGGGCTGTCCGCGCTGCTGATCCTCATCGACCCGGTCGGGTTCGGGCCGCTGCGCTGGCTGCTCGGGCTGCAGCTGTTCGTCATCATCAACAACCTCAATCCGCTGCTGCCCACCGACGGCAACCACGCGCTGGAGGCGGCGCTCGGGGAGCTGAACCTGCGGCACCGCGCCAACGCGTACATGGCCCACGTGCTGCTGCGGCTCCCGCTGTCCGCGGCGCACCGCTCGGTCTCGGCGGCCCGGCGGCGGCTGTACCTGACCTACGGGTTCGTCAGCACCGCGTTCCTGCTCATGCTGCTCACCATGATGGCGATCAACTACTACCGGCTGATCGACCACGCCACCGGCTGA
- a CDS encoding SagB family peptide dehydrogenase: MIQIEDTSRQNGRLSAAAMAYAVAVDPQFSVPVRPCLAPGLVCVPLDDGLAFVGSANRQTVLRGRAALTLIPRLLPALDGTRTVAELAAAHADVAGTDLRACVSLLYVSGLLQDGPPGPESELIPSEVAGYLGRNLDTTRVNHSRGEACDRLARTRVLVAGPEPLAGRLRAELAAAGVDAHRSGPEQAAGAGDFLVAVDDGNAAAMVAVDRACRRAGISWLRTAAGPRTAEIGPLFNARYTCCYECFAGSGAGPGGVPSRACAAIWAALTATEIVHLLSRVGSTPSTSGCTVFDLADWTQRAVGAYRRPGCPQCLPTRAPARPGRPALAHLYEQEVAAPPREWLNLKDHQAHYKPANLSLQRYNKEYLAAPRIPLNGGPPAPAPRLTLATLSVLLRRTVGLRDDGPAAGSGKVGRWAPTGGNLGSVQAYLLPLDVAGLPAGWYFYQRGDHSLARIRPLSASTLPAEAAAVCPELAAQRPAALIALTGALGVVSAKYQDFAYRVLCLDAGVALAQLSALADECGLATRFAGRWDDTALSRALRIEAADEPVTAVIALDPRTDDDPDN; this comes from the coding sequence ATGATCCAGATCGAGGACACCTCCCGGCAGAACGGGCGCCTCTCCGCCGCGGCCATGGCGTACGCGGTCGCCGTCGATCCGCAGTTCAGCGTGCCCGTCCGGCCGTGCCTGGCGCCCGGGCTGGTGTGCGTCCCGCTGGACGACGGGCTGGCGTTCGTGGGCAGCGCCAACCGGCAGACGGTGCTGCGCGGGCGGGCCGCGCTGACCCTGATCCCGCGGCTGCTGCCGGCGCTGGACGGTACCCGTACCGTGGCCGAGCTGGCCGCGGCGCACGCCGACGTGGCCGGAACCGACCTGCGCGCGTGCGTCTCCCTGCTGTACGTCAGCGGGCTGCTGCAGGACGGACCGCCCGGTCCGGAGAGCGAGCTGATCCCGTCCGAGGTGGCCGGCTACCTGGGCCGGAATCTGGACACCACCCGGGTCAACCACAGCCGGGGTGAGGCGTGCGACCGGCTGGCACGCACCCGGGTGCTGGTCGCCGGTCCGGAGCCGCTCGCCGGCCGGCTCCGCGCCGAGCTGGCCGCCGCGGGCGTCGACGCGCACCGGAGCGGTCCGGAGCAGGCCGCCGGGGCCGGCGACTTCCTGGTCGCCGTCGACGACGGGAACGCCGCCGCGATGGTGGCGGTGGACCGGGCCTGCCGGCGTGCCGGGATCAGCTGGCTGCGCACCGCGGCCGGACCGCGCACGGCCGAGATCGGACCGCTGTTCAACGCCCGGTACACCTGCTGCTACGAGTGCTTCGCCGGGAGCGGGGCCGGGCCGGGCGGCGTGCCGTCCCGGGCGTGCGCGGCGATCTGGGCGGCGCTGACCGCGACCGAGATCGTGCACCTGCTGTCCCGGGTCGGCTCGACCCCGTCGACCTCCGGCTGCACCGTCTTCGACCTCGCCGATTGGACCCAGCGGGCGGTCGGCGCGTACCGCCGGCCGGGCTGCCCGCAGTGCCTGCCCACCCGCGCGCCGGCCCGGCCCGGCCGCCCGGCGCTGGCCCACCTGTACGAGCAGGAGGTGGCGGCGCCGCCCCGCGAGTGGCTCAACCTCAAGGACCACCAGGCGCACTACAAGCCGGCGAACCTGTCCCTGCAGCGGTACAACAAGGAGTACCTGGCCGCCCCGCGCATCCCGCTCAACGGCGGCCCGCCCGCCCCGGCCCCGCGCCTGACCCTGGCCACCCTGTCCGTGCTGCTGCGGCGCACCGTCGGGCTGCGCGACGACGGCCCGGCGGCCGGGTCCGGCAAGGTCGGCCGGTGGGCGCCGACCGGCGGGAACCTCGGCTCGGTGCAGGCCTACCTGCTCCCGCTGGACGTGGCCGGACTGCCCGCCGGGTGGTACTTCTACCAGCGCGGCGACCACAGCCTGGCGCGGATCCGGCCGCTGTCGGCGTCGACGCTGCCGGCCGAGGCCGCGGCGGTCTGCCCGGAGCTCGCGGCGCAGCGGCCGGCCGCCCTGATCGCCCTCACCGGGGCGCTGGGCGTGGTGTCGGCCAAGTACCAGGACTTCGCCTACCGGGTCCTCTGCCTGGACGCCGGCGTCGCGCTGGCCCAGCTGTCCGCGCTCGCCGACGAGTGCGGGCTGGCCACCCGCTTCGCCGGCCGCTGGGACGACACCGCGCTGAGCCGGGCGCTGCGGATCGAGGCCGCCGACGAGCCGGTGACCGCGGTGATCGCACTCGACCCGAGGACTGACGATGATCCCGACAACTGA
- a CDS encoding TOMM precursor leader peptide-binding protein — MCHLIVSPVGPFGYAVAERLRDLCRDVQVAGTDATGAGTGPPPAPGPGPRLDVLVAWRRVPALEREFDEDAYRSGHPWLPVVLDHPVLEIGPVVVPGAGACHGCYRRRLAQHDAGRAVRAAVDRYYDADPQAGPAGYLPATALFAAATVAEVVDRFRADPRDEAGRVRQIDVPTQQLRSGRVVGVHGCPRCGSGRDETTRSYERLPAMLQGVWG; from the coding sequence ATGTGTCATCTGATCGTTTCCCCCGTCGGCCCGTTCGGCTACGCGGTCGCCGAGCGGCTGCGCGACCTGTGCCGCGACGTGCAGGTCGCCGGGACCGACGCGACCGGCGCCGGGACCGGGCCGCCACCGGCGCCGGGACCGGGTCCCCGGCTGGACGTGCTGGTGGCGTGGCGGCGGGTGCCCGCGCTGGAGCGGGAGTTCGACGAGGACGCGTACCGGTCCGGACACCCGTGGCTGCCGGTCGTCCTGGACCATCCGGTGCTGGAGATCGGCCCGGTGGTGGTGCCGGGCGCCGGCGCCTGCCACGGCTGCTACCGCCGCCGGCTCGCGCAGCACGACGCCGGGCGGGCGGTGCGCGCCGCCGTCGACCGGTACTACGACGCCGACCCGCAGGCCGGGCCGGCCGGGTACCTGCCGGCGACCGCGCTGTTCGCGGCGGCCACGGTCGCCGAGGTGGTGGACCGGTTCCGGGCCGACCCACGGGACGAGGCCGGCCGGGTACGCCAGATCGACGTGCCGACCCAGCAGCTGCGCTCCGGCCGGGTGGTCGGCGTGCACGGCTGCCCGCGGTGCGGTTCCGGCCGGGACGAGACCACCCGGTCGTACGAGCGGCTGCCCGCGATGCTCCAGGGGGTGTGGGGATGA
- a CDS encoding sensor histidine kinase yields MWRSTRRDRTIRGRVVRMLAPPLAAMLALLAVLHANEIARYRNAAATERRITVVLALQSLVQQLQNERGLTVAVLGGNTAFRSRIGAARQRVDAERARVRSVLAAGDEYAGEAEKSLAGLDELTRVRTGADTGAADRDATFDLYTRLIEDLSDDTRHLEIIEDLRLRRGAESLEMLTEVKEATAQEWVFLDGVITAGGFQPGEFSELLTIVAARDLALEEFDEFADPAAAAAKAALFDSGAAAQARAVERAALRAGDRQSLLADAGAWWTAVDTLLDGMTGLATRIGTGTLARADDLRDRATLRLALLSAVVLLCLAGSAFLATAATRSLAEPLAELAGEADRLAGERLPDAVRRAAAGEDTGPPAALPVPRGASAEVRRVAGAFDRVRTTAYALATEQARLRRGTAESMADLARRNQNLLRRQLGFITRLEREETDPTGLANLFELDHLATRMRRTAESLLVLVGAASPRQWPGPLAMADVIRAAVSEVEEYRRVVLRRLDDALVQGSVASGLAHMLAELIENGLTFSPPDLEVEIHGRRLGDGYLIAICDQGVGMTDEDLDRANRRLRGEGDFMTGPARFLGHYVVGRLAAEMKAGVRLTPSAVTGVTARITLPGELLADPAPVGPAPAAPGPAPVGPGPAAPGPAPVGPAAAAPAHAARPRTADRVRIRPRALEVDFVVVTERPAAPALDAALRPADFERTANGLRKRIPRARRAGPGAAPAPREEPTGELSDSPDAVRDRLTAFRDGVRRGTARPVAASSEET; encoded by the coding sequence CGCCATGCTCGCGCTGCTCGCCGTCCTGCACGCCAACGAGATCGCCCGCTACCGCAACGCCGCCGCCACCGAGCGCCGGATCACCGTCGTCCTCGCCCTGCAGAGCCTGGTCCAACAGCTGCAGAACGAGCGCGGCCTGACCGTCGCGGTGCTCGGCGGCAACACCGCCTTCCGGTCCCGGATCGGCGCGGCCCGGCAGCGGGTCGACGCCGAGCGTGCGCGGGTCCGCTCCGTGCTGGCCGCGGGCGACGAGTACGCCGGCGAGGCCGAGAAGTCGCTCGCCGGGCTCGACGAGCTGACCCGCGTCCGCACCGGCGCGGACACCGGCGCGGCCGACCGGGACGCGACCTTCGACCTCTACACCCGGCTGATCGAGGACCTCAGCGACGACACCCGGCACCTGGAGATCATCGAAGATCTCCGGCTGCGCCGCGGCGCCGAGTCGCTGGAGATGCTGACCGAGGTCAAGGAGGCGACCGCCCAGGAATGGGTCTTCCTGGACGGCGTGATCACCGCCGGTGGCTTCCAGCCCGGCGAGTTCTCCGAGCTGCTCACCATCGTCGCGGCCCGGGACCTGGCGCTGGAGGAGTTCGACGAGTTCGCCGACCCGGCCGCCGCAGCGGCCAAGGCGGCACTGTTCGACTCCGGCGCCGCCGCTCAGGCCCGCGCCGTGGAACGGGCCGCGCTGCGCGCTGGCGACCGGCAGAGCCTGCTGGCCGACGCGGGCGCGTGGTGGACCGCGGTGGACACCCTGCTGGACGGGATGACCGGACTGGCCACCCGGATCGGCACGGGCACCCTGGCCCGGGCGGACGACCTGCGCGACCGGGCCACGCTGCGGCTGGCGCTGCTGTCCGCGGTGGTGCTGCTCTGCCTCGCCGGCTCGGCCTTCCTGGCGACCGCGGCCACCCGGTCGCTGGCGGAACCGCTGGCCGAACTGGCCGGCGAGGCGGACCGGCTGGCCGGTGAGCGGCTGCCGGACGCGGTGCGCCGGGCCGCGGCCGGCGAGGACACCGGGCCGCCCGCCGCGCTGCCGGTGCCCCGGGGCGCGAGCGCCGAGGTGCGCCGGGTGGCCGGCGCGTTCGACCGGGTGCGGACCACCGCGTACGCCCTCGCCACCGAACAGGCGCGGCTGCGCCGCGGCACCGCCGAGTCGATGGCCGACCTGGCCCGGCGCAACCAGAACCTGCTGCGCCGCCAGCTCGGCTTCATCACCCGGCTGGAGCGCGAGGAGACCGACCCGACCGGGCTGGCGAACCTGTTCGAGCTCGACCACCTGGCCACCCGGATGCGCCGCACCGCGGAGAGCCTGCTGGTCCTGGTGGGCGCCGCCAGCCCGCGCCAGTGGCCGGGCCCGCTGGCGATGGCCGACGTCATCCGGGCCGCGGTGTCCGAGGTGGAGGAGTACCGCCGGGTGGTGCTACGGCGGCTGGACGACGCGCTCGTGCAGGGCTCGGTCGCCAGCGGCCTGGCGCACATGCTCGCCGAGCTGATCGAGAACGGTCTGACGTTCTCCCCGCCGGACCTGGAGGTCGAGATCCACGGGCGCCGCCTCGGCGACGGCTACCTGATCGCGATCTGCGACCAGGGCGTCGGGATGACCGACGAGGACCTGGACCGCGCCAACCGGCGGCTGCGCGGCGAGGGCGACTTCATGACCGGACCGGCCCGGTTCCTGGGCCACTACGTGGTCGGCCGGCTGGCCGCCGAGATGAAGGCCGGGGTGCGGCTCACCCCGTCGGCGGTGACCGGGGTGACCGCCCGGATCACGCTGCCCGGCGAGCTGCTCGCCGACCCGGCCCCGGTCGGCCCCGCTCCGGCGGCTCCCGGCCCGGCGCCGGTCGGCCCGGGCCCGGCGGCTCCCGGCCCCGCGCCGGTCGGCCCGGCGGCTGCCGCCCCGGCCCATGCCGCCCGGCCGCGCACGGCGGACCGGGTGCGCATCCGGCCGCGGGCCCTGGAGGTCGACTTCGTGGTGGTCACCGAGCGGCCCGCGGCCCCGGCGCTGGACGCGGCGCTCCGGCCGGCGGACTTCGAACGTACGGCGAACGGGCTGCGCAAACGGATTCCCCGGGCGCGCCGCGCCGGACCCGGCGCCGCGCCGGCCCCGCGCGAGGAGCCGACGGGCGAGCTCAGCGACTCACCCGACGCCGTCCGTGACCGTCTGACCGCGTTCCGCGACGGCGTCCGGCGGGGCACCGCCCGCCCCGTCGCGGCGAGCTCCGAGGAGACGTGA
- a CDS encoding YcaO-like family protein has translation METADSARLADLVSPLGGLVGHVLRLPVEPSEPPLAVFSADLGDVSSVLPNLCGPECLGNLDGTGTGVDPERSALVAVAEALERYANCVYDERQFIWATADELGPEALDPDTLPRCSEAEFADPDCPVTRPDRAARMRWVRGVHLGTGEPRWVPAVLVYMHLPAHAGERFTRPISTGSAAHPDPAVAVCGALCEVIERDAISITWLQRLALPRLELDTVSPQLQRYLDLSAGRDVTVHLFDATTDVGIPTVYGVSVAPDHPTCRTVVSCATGLDPQVAAAKAICETVSERIALHGTPPPGEDVRAFGGVSDGAAYMSAPQRAAAFDFLLDSPARRRISAMPTLSTGDPVADLRLVSARLAACELDAYIVDLTPDEALRTGMTVVRAVVPGLQPLSFSYLARYLGHPRLYQAPVRMGYPSRPEAELNAWPQPFA, from the coding sequence GTGGAAACGGCAGATTCGGCCCGGCTGGCGGATCTGGTGTCGCCGCTCGGCGGGCTGGTCGGGCACGTGCTGCGGCTCCCGGTCGAACCCTCCGAGCCGCCGCTCGCGGTGTTCTCGGCCGATCTCGGCGACGTGTCCAGCGTGCTGCCCAACCTGTGCGGACCGGAGTGCCTGGGCAACCTCGACGGCACCGGAACCGGGGTGGACCCGGAGCGCTCGGCGCTGGTCGCCGTCGCCGAGGCGCTGGAACGCTATGCCAACTGCGTGTACGACGAACGCCAGTTCATCTGGGCGACCGCTGACGAGCTGGGCCCCGAGGCCCTCGACCCGGACACCCTGCCGCGCTGCTCGGAGGCCGAGTTCGCGGACCCGGACTGCCCGGTCACCCGGCCGGACCGCGCGGCGCGGATGCGCTGGGTACGCGGCGTGCACCTGGGCACCGGCGAGCCGCGCTGGGTGCCCGCCGTGCTGGTGTACATGCACCTGCCCGCGCACGCCGGGGAGCGCTTCACCAGGCCGATCTCCACCGGCTCGGCGGCGCACCCGGATCCGGCCGTCGCGGTGTGCGGAGCGCTCTGCGAGGTGATCGAGCGCGACGCGATCAGCATCACCTGGCTGCAACGGCTCGCGCTGCCGCGGCTGGAGCTCGACACGGTCAGCCCGCAGCTGCAGCGCTACCTCGACCTCAGCGCCGGCCGGGACGTGACGGTGCACCTCTTCGACGCCACCACCGACGTGGGCATCCCCACCGTCTACGGCGTCTCGGTCGCGCCGGACCACCCCACCTGCCGCACCGTGGTCTCCTGCGCCACCGGGCTGGACCCGCAGGTGGCGGCCGCGAAGGCGATCTGCGAGACGGTCTCCGAGCGGATCGCGCTGCACGGGACCCCGCCGCCGGGCGAGGACGTGCGGGCGTTCGGCGGGGTGTCCGACGGCGCCGCCTACATGTCCGCCCCGCAACGGGCGGCGGCGTTCGACTTCCTGCTCGACAGCCCGGCCCGTCGCCGGATCTCCGCGATGCCGACGCTGTCCACCGGTGATCCGGTCGCCGATCTGCGGCTGGTCTCCGCGCGCCTGGCCGCGTGCGAGCTGGACGCGTACATCGTCGACCTGACCCCGGACGAGGCGCTGCGGACCGGGATGACCGTGGTGCGCGCGGTCGTGCCGGGCCTGCAGCCGCTGTCCTTCAGCTACCTGGCCCGCTACCTCGGGCATCCCCGGCTCTACCAGGCGCCGGTCCGGATGGGCTATCCGAGCAGGCCGGAAGCCGAGCTCAACGCCTGGCCCCAGCCGTTCGCCTGA
- a CDS encoding GTP-binding protein encodes MSGRSETAAAPPPVAVKIVVSGGFGVGKTTFVGAVSEIEPLVTEAELTERSIGVDDTSAVAAKTTTTVALDFGRITLDDALLLYLFGTPGQDRFAFLWDDLVDGALGAIVLVDTRRIEDCFPAIDYFEDRDIPFVIAVNTFDGARRFAHAEIREALGLPDDLPLVDCDARRRESVKAVLVTLTECVLTRRLERAAAS; translated from the coding sequence GTGTCCGGGCGCTCTGAGACCGCCGCCGCGCCGCCACCGGTCGCCGTCAAGATCGTGGTCAGCGGCGGCTTCGGCGTCGGGAAGACCACCTTCGTCGGCGCCGTCTCCGAGATCGAGCCGCTGGTCACCGAGGCCGAGCTGACCGAACGCTCGATCGGCGTGGACGACACCTCGGCGGTGGCCGCGAAGACCACCACCACGGTCGCCCTCGACTTCGGGCGGATCACCCTGGACGACGCGCTGCTGCTCTACCTGTTCGGCACACCGGGCCAGGACCGCTTCGCCTTCCTCTGGGACGATCTCGTCGACGGCGCGCTCGGGGCCATCGTGCTGGTCGACACCCGCCGTATCGAGGACTGCTTCCCGGCGATCGACTATTTCGAGGACCGCGACATCCCGTTCGTCATCGCCGTCAACACGTTCGACGGCGCGCGCCGCTTCGCCCACGCGGAGATCCGCGAGGCGCTCGGCCTGCCGGACGACCTGCCCCTGGTCGACTGCGACGCCCGCCGTCGCGAGTCGGTCAAGGCCGTCCTGGTCACCCTCACCGAATGCGTCCTCACCCGCCGCCTGGAGCGCGCCGCGGCCTCGTGA